The following proteins come from a genomic window of Diprion similis isolate iyDipSimi1 chromosome 8, iyDipSimi1.1, whole genome shotgun sequence:
- the LOC124408804 gene encoding protein transport protein Sec61 subunit alpha translates to MGIKFLEVIKPFCSILPEIAKPERKIQFREKVLWTAITLFIFLVCCQIPLFGIMSSDSADPFYWIRVILASNRGTLMELGISPIVTSGLIMQLLAGAKIIEVGDTPKDRALFNGAQKLFGMVITVGQAIVYVMTGMYGDPAEIGAGVCLLIIIQLFVAGLIVLLLDELLQKGYGLGSGISLFIATNICETIVWKAFSPATVNTGRGTEFEGAVIALFHLLATRQDKVRALREAFYRQNLPNLMNLLATILVFAIVIYFQGFRVDLPIKSARYRGQYSSYPIKLFYTSNIPIILQSALVSNLYVISQMLAVKFQGNLIVNLLGVWSDVGGGGPARSYPVGGLCYYLSPPESVGHIVQDPVHAFLYILFMLGSCAFFSKTWIEVSGSSAKDVAKQLKEQQMVMRGHRDNSMIRELNRYIPTAAAFGGLCIGALSVLADFLGAIGSGTGILLAVTIIYQYFEIFVKEQSEMGGMSTLLF, encoded by the exons TAAAATTCCTCGAGGTGATCAAACCGTTTTGCAGTATACTGCCGGAAATAGCAAAGCCTGAGCGAAAG ATCCAATTCAGGGAAAAAGTATTATGGACCGCCATcacattattcattttcttagTATGCTGTCAG ATTCCCCTTTTCGGTATCATGTCTTCAGACAGTGCCGATCCTTTCTATTGGATTCGTGTTATTCTTGCCTCGAACAGAGGTACGTTGATGGAATTAGGAATATCCCCCATCGTTACATCTGGTTTAATTATGCAACTCTTGGCTGgtgcaaaaattattgaagTTGGTGATACCCCCAAGGATCGAGCACTCTTCAATGGAGCTCAAAAAT TATTTGGTATGGTAATAACAGTTGGTCAAGCCATCGTTTATGTCATGACCGGCATGTATGGTGATCCCGCCGAAATTGGTGCCGGAGTTTGTCTGTTGATTATCATCCAACTGTTTGTTGCTGGTTTGATTGTGTTGTTACTCGATGAACTTCTGCAGAAGGGATATGGTTTAGGAAGTGGTATTTCTCTCTTCATTGCCACAAATATCTGCGAGACTATTGTATGGAAAGCATTCTCTCCAGCAACCGTTAACACTg GTCGTGGTACTGAGTTCGAAGGCGCAGTCATTGCACTCTTCCATCTCTTGGCCACCAGGCAAGATAAAGTGCGAGCTCTCCGTGAAGCCTTCTACCGTCAGAATCTTCCAAATCTAATGAACCTACTTGCCACCATTCTAGTTTTCGCAATAGTCATTTACTTCCAG GGTTTCCGAGTAGATCTGCCAATCAAGTCTGCCAGATATCGTGGCCAGTACAGCAGTTATCCGATAAAGTTGTTCTACACTAGCAACATCCCGATCATCCTGCAATCTGCGTTAGTCTCCAACCTTTACGTCATCTCGCAAATGTTGGCCGTCAAGTTCCAGGGTAACCTTATAGTCAATTTGCTCGGTGTTTGGTCCGATGTTGGAGGAGGTGGTCCAGCTCGTTCGTATCCAGTAGGCGGGTTATGCTACTACCTATCCCCGCCAGAATCCGTAGGCCACATTGTTCAAGACCCCGTCCATGCCTTCCTCTACATTTTATTCATGCTTGGATCATGCGCATTCTTCTCCAAAACGTGGATTGAAGTCTCTGGAAGCTCCGCTAAAGAT GTCGCTAAGCAGCTCAAAGAACAACAGATGGTCATGCGAGGCCACAGAGATAATTCGATGATTCGTGAATTAAATCGTTACATTCCGACCGCTGCGGCTTTTGGTGGTCTGTGTATCGGAGCTCTCTCTGTTTTGGCTGATTTCTTGGGAGCGATTGGTTCTGGTACTGGTATTCTGCTCGCGGTGACGATAATTTACCAGTACTTTGAAATCTTTGTGAAGGAACAAAGTGAAATGGGCGGCATGAGCACGTTACTATTCTAA
- the LOC124409188 gene encoding integrator complex subunit 5 isoform X1 produces MQHSTDILSPQDLLAEVRKFISGVVRNTHGTNTLELARTALSLLRNLPAARDAVLEYFCTVFSVCVSKHVRQIEKNQNQPIHEETTIAEIHNVLCTFVNANPEAWAPIISAWSLELLGKLSSDYANRGNLPKNAGINDFLQQWMSCRATRTLIDITTQCLQCLMHLETESCIKALLDTSVSHSPHFDWVVAHVGSCFPNTVITRVLTCGLKDFCAMGYDQNIKNPKLNSVVGILGHLAGSHVNDIRTALLDLFTWSLDENINLDEDTKSQKLATVPFLLNLASLSQTLLKALTTDVLQTLRPDIIPQLALFACDWCKYFNDEPEALIDLTVHLALGCEQGASQIVNILLDTSLNQSNVGYHSVNAAQSVKNVCREILELILQEIDSLVRAHGPQSSNIALLNSVKQELSFITPLLLNANPLRVQTAVRILSLLGAQSPNVLVSSASFMLRKGETKFHLAALMRLVTDNVNTFAINTTDNENSVVGNGYFSQAVEQAIRESQYTTASNHGEGRQLFKNLITLLKWEKSDQVLILRSGIVTRAVRSNLQQISSMLMKIDDPLLAHDIAGILDLLCIPDRDHYVPSIQLALQLTRSMIRYFFICIEENDVIKKMKGVRVVCRFLHILTCYSQCARVLALRELLEQSIYNEPAKYFGAKEKFEPKIEDILLLEQNHKQGTSVMLAQRHSSVFHAGVIGQGPRKPPPENLIDKETITLNTTLLMDAIKSCCSNPELGQHPVNLDAISMVSLLLVELVSPDVMYNGLPWPDEEFTKVTVERDLQIRRTFKDVPLLWSLLELTARYRPALAYCSVLLRAIAATVLANWSPVEGVLLANVMALGLLLPPPLASIRDVLPNIKQHQINLVLRECIWAYMHENVPSPALFTRSEGSNVAWRDPDSSTLNPRCIETLRLIVLANIHRMGALYSALFLHDRK; encoded by the exons ATGCAACATTCCACGGATATATTATCACCCCAGGACCTTCTAGCGGAGGTTAGAAAGTTCATTTCGGGGGTTGTGAGGAATACTCACGGTACAAACACCCTGGAATTAGCAAGAACGGCTCTATCTCTTCTGCGAAATTTACCTGCTGCAAGAGATGCTGtgcttgaatatttttgcacCGTATTTTCCGTATGCGTAAGCAAACACGTTAGGCAGATCGAG AAAAACCAGAATCAACCTATACACGAAGAAACAACTATAGCCGAGATACATAATGTTTTGTGTACGTTTGTCAATGCCAATCCAGAAGCCTGGGCACCAATCATTTCGGCATGGTCCCTAGAATTACTcg GCAAATTATCATCAGATTACGCTAATCGAGGTAACTTGCCTAAAAATGCTGGTATTAACGACTTCCTTCAACAATGGATGTCGTGTCGAGCGACGCGGACACTGATTGACATAACAACGCAGTGTTTGCAATGCCTAATGCACCTGGAAACTGAATCATGTATTAAAGCCTTGTTAGACACCAGCGTTTCCCACAGCCCCCACTTTGATTGGGTTGTAGCTCATGTTGGTAGCTGCTTCCCAAACACTGTTATAACTAGAGTGTTGACCTGTGGATTGAAGGATTTTTGCGCCATGGGATACGAtcagaatattaaaaatccaAAACTTAACTCCGTTGTTGGAATACTCGGACATTTAGCAGGCAGTCACGTCAATGATATTAGGACTGCGTTGCTTGATTTGTTCACG TGGAGCTTGGACGAAAATATCAATCTGGATGAGGATACCAAATCACAAAAACTTGCCACAGTTCCATTTCTATTGAATTTAGCATCTTTGTCACAAACACTCTTGAAGGCTCTTACGACTGATGTTTTACAAACTT TGAGGCCTGACATAATACCACAGTTGGCTTTGTTTGCTTGTGATTGGtgcaaatatttcaatgatGAACCAGAAGCGTTAATAGACTTAACAGTTCACTTAGCTCTGGGCTGTGAGCAGGGTGCCTCTCAAATCGTGAATATTTTACTGGATACGAGCTTAAATCAAAGCAACGTTGGTTATCACAGTGTGAATGCTGCACAAAGTGTCAAGAATGTCTGTAGAGAAATACttgaattaattcttcaggagATTGACTCCCTTGTGAGAGCACACGGCCCGCAATCATCAAACATAGCTTTGTTAAATTCTGTAAAACAGGAACTCTCCTTTATTACTCCATTACTTCTCAATGCAAATCCATTAAGGGTTCAAACTGCAGTTCGTATCCTTTCTCTTTTGGGTGCACAAAGTCCAAACGTCCTAGTATCATCCGCCTCTTTTATGCTGCGAAAAGGAGAAACTAAATTTCACCTCGCCGCGCTTATGAGACTAGTCACGGACAATGTAAATACTTTTGCCATCAATACAACCGATAATGAAAATAGTGTTGTGGGAAACGGATATTTTTCTCAAGCTGTCGAGCAAGCAATCAGAGAATCACAATATACAACTGCATCAAACCATGGCGAGGGAAGGCAGTTATTCAAAAATCTAATAACTCTATTGAA ATGGGAGAAAAGTGATCAAGTTCTTATCCTGAGATCGGGGATTGTCACACGTGCTGTTAGATCAAATTTACAACAGATCTCCAGTATGCTGATGAAAATAGATGATCCCCTCCTTGCTCACGATATAGCTGGAATACTAGATCTACTTTGTATTCCTGATAGAGATCATTACGTTCCAAGCATTCAACTTGCCTTACAGCTTACCAGATCTatgattcgatattttttcatctgtatTGAGGAAAATG ATGTAATCAAGAAGATGAAGGGTGTCAGAGTTGTCTGTCGTTTTCTTCATATTCTTACTTGTTACTCTCAATGTGCAAGAGTTTTAGCTCTGAGAGAACTTTTAGAGCAAAGTATATATAATGAACCAGCTAAATACTTTGGTGCGAAAGAAAAGTTTGAACCTAAGATTGAAGATATTCTTTTATTAGAACAAAATCATAAGCAG GGCACGAGTGTAATGTTGGCTCAAAGACATTCTTCTGTATTTCATGCTGGAGTGATAGGCCAGGGCCCTCGAAAACCACCACCAGAAAATCTGATCGATAAGGAAACTATAACTTTAAATACAACTCTACTTATGGATGCAATAaag TCTTGCTGCAGCAATCCAGAGTTAGGTCAACATCCTGTAAATTTGGATGCTATATCTATGGTCAGTTTACTCTTAGTGGAATTAGTTTCTCCTGACGTTATGTACAACGGACTACCGTGGCCTGACGAAGAGTTTACCAAG GTAACAGTTGAACGAGACTTGCAAATACGCCGTACGTTCAAAGATGTCCCGCTGCTGTGGTCACTCCTAGAGCTAACGGCTCGCTATCGTCCAGCCCTGGCTTATTGCTCTGTACTCCTAAGAGCTATTGCTGCAACAGTCTTGGCTAACTGGAGCCCAGTAGAAGGTGTCTTACTTGCAAATGTTATGGCTCTTGGATTGCTGCTACCTCCTCCGTTAGCCAGTATTAGAGATGTTTTGCCTAATATCAAACAGCATCAA atTAATTTAGTATTGAGGGAGTGCATATGGGCTTACATGCATGAAAACGTTCCATCACCAGCCCTATTTACACGCAGTGAAGGAAGCAATGTTGCATGGCGCGATCCAGACTCTTCAACACTGAATCCTCGATGCATAGAAACTCTTCGCCTCATTGTTTTAGCGAATATACATCGAATGGGTGCTCTGTATTCCGCTCTGTTTTTACACGACCGCAAATAG
- the LOC124409188 gene encoding integrator complex subunit 5 isoform X2 produces the protein MSCRATRTLIDITTQCLQCLMHLETESCIKALLDTSVSHSPHFDWVVAHVGSCFPNTVITRVLTCGLKDFCAMGYDQNIKNPKLNSVVGILGHLAGSHVNDIRTALLDLFTWSLDENINLDEDTKSQKLATVPFLLNLASLSQTLLKALTTDVLQTLRPDIIPQLALFACDWCKYFNDEPEALIDLTVHLALGCEQGASQIVNILLDTSLNQSNVGYHSVNAAQSVKNVCREILELILQEIDSLVRAHGPQSSNIALLNSVKQELSFITPLLLNANPLRVQTAVRILSLLGAQSPNVLVSSASFMLRKGETKFHLAALMRLVTDNVNTFAINTTDNENSVVGNGYFSQAVEQAIRESQYTTASNHGEGRQLFKNLITLLKWEKSDQVLILRSGIVTRAVRSNLQQISSMLMKIDDPLLAHDIAGILDLLCIPDRDHYVPSIQLALQLTRSMIRYFFICIEENDVIKKMKGVRVVCRFLHILTCYSQCARVLALRELLEQSIYNEPAKYFGAKEKFEPKIEDILLLEQNHKQGTSVMLAQRHSSVFHAGVIGQGPRKPPPENLIDKETITLNTTLLMDAIKSCCSNPELGQHPVNLDAISMVSLLLVELVSPDVMYNGLPWPDEEFTKVTVERDLQIRRTFKDVPLLWSLLELTARYRPALAYCSVLLRAIAATVLANWSPVEGVLLANVMALGLLLPPPLASIRDVLPNIKQHQINLVLRECIWAYMHENVPSPALFTRSEGSNVAWRDPDSSTLNPRCIETLRLIVLANIHRMGALYSALFLHDRK, from the exons ATGTCGTGTCGAGCGACGCGGACACTGATTGACATAACAACGCAGTGTTTGCAATGCCTAATGCACCTGGAAACTGAATCATGTATTAAAGCCTTGTTAGACACCAGCGTTTCCCACAGCCCCCACTTTGATTGGGTTGTAGCTCATGTTGGTAGCTGCTTCCCAAACACTGTTATAACTAGAGTGTTGACCTGTGGATTGAAGGATTTTTGCGCCATGGGATACGAtcagaatattaaaaatccaAAACTTAACTCCGTTGTTGGAATACTCGGACATTTAGCAGGCAGTCACGTCAATGATATTAGGACTGCGTTGCTTGATTTGTTCACG TGGAGCTTGGACGAAAATATCAATCTGGATGAGGATACCAAATCACAAAAACTTGCCACAGTTCCATTTCTATTGAATTTAGCATCTTTGTCACAAACACTCTTGAAGGCTCTTACGACTGATGTTTTACAAACTT TGAGGCCTGACATAATACCACAGTTGGCTTTGTTTGCTTGTGATTGGtgcaaatatttcaatgatGAACCAGAAGCGTTAATAGACTTAACAGTTCACTTAGCTCTGGGCTGTGAGCAGGGTGCCTCTCAAATCGTGAATATTTTACTGGATACGAGCTTAAATCAAAGCAACGTTGGTTATCACAGTGTGAATGCTGCACAAAGTGTCAAGAATGTCTGTAGAGAAATACttgaattaattcttcaggagATTGACTCCCTTGTGAGAGCACACGGCCCGCAATCATCAAACATAGCTTTGTTAAATTCTGTAAAACAGGAACTCTCCTTTATTACTCCATTACTTCTCAATGCAAATCCATTAAGGGTTCAAACTGCAGTTCGTATCCTTTCTCTTTTGGGTGCACAAAGTCCAAACGTCCTAGTATCATCCGCCTCTTTTATGCTGCGAAAAGGAGAAACTAAATTTCACCTCGCCGCGCTTATGAGACTAGTCACGGACAATGTAAATACTTTTGCCATCAATACAACCGATAATGAAAATAGTGTTGTGGGAAACGGATATTTTTCTCAAGCTGTCGAGCAAGCAATCAGAGAATCACAATATACAACTGCATCAAACCATGGCGAGGGAAGGCAGTTATTCAAAAATCTAATAACTCTATTGAA ATGGGAGAAAAGTGATCAAGTTCTTATCCTGAGATCGGGGATTGTCACACGTGCTGTTAGATCAAATTTACAACAGATCTCCAGTATGCTGATGAAAATAGATGATCCCCTCCTTGCTCACGATATAGCTGGAATACTAGATCTACTTTGTATTCCTGATAGAGATCATTACGTTCCAAGCATTCAACTTGCCTTACAGCTTACCAGATCTatgattcgatattttttcatctgtatTGAGGAAAATG ATGTAATCAAGAAGATGAAGGGTGTCAGAGTTGTCTGTCGTTTTCTTCATATTCTTACTTGTTACTCTCAATGTGCAAGAGTTTTAGCTCTGAGAGAACTTTTAGAGCAAAGTATATATAATGAACCAGCTAAATACTTTGGTGCGAAAGAAAAGTTTGAACCTAAGATTGAAGATATTCTTTTATTAGAACAAAATCATAAGCAG GGCACGAGTGTAATGTTGGCTCAAAGACATTCTTCTGTATTTCATGCTGGAGTGATAGGCCAGGGCCCTCGAAAACCACCACCAGAAAATCTGATCGATAAGGAAACTATAACTTTAAATACAACTCTACTTATGGATGCAATAaag TCTTGCTGCAGCAATCCAGAGTTAGGTCAACATCCTGTAAATTTGGATGCTATATCTATGGTCAGTTTACTCTTAGTGGAATTAGTTTCTCCTGACGTTATGTACAACGGACTACCGTGGCCTGACGAAGAGTTTACCAAG GTAACAGTTGAACGAGACTTGCAAATACGCCGTACGTTCAAAGATGTCCCGCTGCTGTGGTCACTCCTAGAGCTAACGGCTCGCTATCGTCCAGCCCTGGCTTATTGCTCTGTACTCCTAAGAGCTATTGCTGCAACAGTCTTGGCTAACTGGAGCCCAGTAGAAGGTGTCTTACTTGCAAATGTTATGGCTCTTGGATTGCTGCTACCTCCTCCGTTAGCCAGTATTAGAGATGTTTTGCCTAATATCAAACAGCATCAA atTAATTTAGTATTGAGGGAGTGCATATGGGCTTACATGCATGAAAACGTTCCATCACCAGCCCTATTTACACGCAGTGAAGGAAGCAATGTTGCATGGCGCGATCCAGACTCTTCAACACTGAATCCTCGATGCATAGAAACTCTTCGCCTCATTGTTTTAGCGAATATACATCGAATGGGTGCTCTGTATTCCGCTCTGTTTTTACACGACCGCAAATAG